The nucleotide window TGGCGCAATTATTCCTGAAAATTAATTACAAAAAATAAGCGATGAATATATCCTTTACAATAAATGATAAAAAGGTTTCTGTAGAAGTTTCTGATGAAAATACACCTCTTTTATGGGTAGTTAGAGATGTGTTAAACTTAAAAGGAACCAAATTTGGTTGTGGTAAAGCAGCTTGTGGTGCTTGTACTTTGCATGTAGATGATATTGCTGTACGTTCTTGTTCTTATGCTGTAAAATTTGCTGAAGGTAAAAATGTTACTACTATAGAAGGTTTAGGTGATGCAGAAAATCCACATCCAGTTCAACAGGCTTGGGTAGAAGAAGTAGTTCCTCAATGTGGTTATTGTCAACCAGGTTTTATGATGGCAACTGCTGCATTATTAAATGAAAATAGTAATCCTACAGATGAAGATATTGATAATAATATTATAAATATCTGTAGATGTGCTACCTATTATAGAATGAGAAAAGCTATTCATAGAGCTGCAGAATTAACTAGAGAAACCAAACTATAAGCCATGAGTAAAAAATTATCACGTAGAAAATTTTTAGTTAGAGGTGGTTTAGGTACACTTGGTGTTTTAGCTGTTGGTACTTACTTATTTCGAAACCCTATTAGAAGAGAAATTATTGGTTTTGCAGAATCATTTGTAGCTCCTTATTCTGGTTCAGGCACAGAAGCCAATTTATGGTTTGAAATTACTAAAGACAACACTATTGTATTACATTCTCCAAAGGTTGAAATGGGCCAAGGAACCTTTACAGGCTTTGCACAAATTGCGGCTGATGAATTAGATGTAGCTATAGATCAAATTCAAGTTATTGCTGCATCTTCAGCAAGCGGAATTATAGATAGTTTAGGAACAGGTGGTAGTTTATCTATTGCCTCTTTATGGACTACACTTCGTGAATTGGCTGCAACAACTCGTGAAATGGTAAAACTAGAAGCTTCTAAAAAATGGAATGTTTCTGTAGATAAATTAACAACTAAAAACGGAATAGTTTTTAATGGTGATGAGCAACTATCTTATGCAGAAATTGCTAAAGATGTTACTGACTGGGAAATACCAGATACTCCAAAGCTAAAACCTGTAAAATCGTATAAGTTAGTAGGTAAACCAATACCTAGAATAGATTTAAAAGCCAAGGTTTATGGAGAACCTGTTTTTGGTATGGATGCAGAAATGGATAACATGCTACATGCTGTGATTCTTAGACCAGAATACATTGGTGCTACTTTTAAAAGTGCCAACTTTAGCAAAGCAGAGCAAATGCCTGGAGTTGTAAAAGTTGTACAAATTGATGATTGGCTAGGTATTGTTGCAAAAACATATCCTGAAGCTTTGGCTGCAAAATTTGAAGTTGATGTAGAATGGAATGTCCCTAAAAAATGGACAGAAGAAGATATTAGAACCTTAATTTCTGTTGGCAGTGGAGATGAAATGATTGTTCAAAAAGAAGGTGATGTTCTAGAAACTGACGCAAAAGATACTTTAGAATTAGAATTTAAAAGTCCTATTGGTGCTCATGCACAACTAGAACCAAATGGAGCTGTTGCTTCTTATAAAGATGGAAAAGTAACCGTAATTTTATCTACTCAAGTTATAGGTATTACTCAAAATCAATTGTCTAAAGCACTAGATATTGATAAAAACAATATTAATATTATACCTACTTATTTAGGAGGTGGTTTTGGTCGAAGATTAAACACAAATCATGCAATTCAAGCAGTAAAATTATCAAAAGCAGTTGGGCAACCTGTAAAATATTTTTTTACAAGAAAAGAAGAATTTCAAAATGATATGTTTAGACCTCCAACACATCATATTATGAAAGGTAGGTTGAATGATAAAGGTCTAATAGAAAATTTAGAACATCATTTTGCTAGTGGTAATGTTGCCATAGATTCTTTGCTTTTACCAGATATTGCCAATAAAGTTTTGGGTGCCGATTTTGGTGCAATTCGTGGAGGAAGAATTCATTATAGTGACATAAAAAATGTAAGATCTATTCAATGGCATAAGACATTGCCTTTTGCTACAAGTTGGTGGAGAAGCTTAGGGCTATTAGCCAATACTTTTGCCATAGAAAGTTTTGTAGATGAACTAGCCTTGCAGGGCAATAAAAACCCAATTGAACTACGTTTAGCGCAAATAAAAGACAATGAAGAAGGTATTCGTTTAAAAAACGTAATTATAAAAGCACAAGAAGCATCTAATTATTCTAATGCTATTTCTAATGGAAGAGCAATGGGTTTTGCCTGTTCTACAGATACAGGAACACCTTGTGCACAGGTGGTTGAAGTATCAATAGTAGAAAAAGAAATTAAAGTTCATAAAGTAACTTGTGTTATGGATTGTGGAATTGCTGTAAATCCAGATCAAGTAAGAGCACAATGTGAAGGTGCAATGATTATGGCAATGAGTGCAGCCATGCACGAAAAAATGTATATTGAAGATGGGCAATTACAACCAACCATCTTTGGTCCTTATGAAATGGCAATGATTAAACATGCTCCTAAAGAAATTAACGTGCATTTAATACAAGGTATAGATAAACCAGGACCTGTAGGAGAACCACCTTTAGGGCCTATTGCAGCAGCAATTGGGAATGCAGTTAGAAGATTAACAGGAGAAAGATTAACAGAAATGCCACTAAAACTCTCTTAACATTGATTCACGAACTTAAAGAAATAATACATCAAGTAGCCATCAATCAGAAAAAAGGATTGAAAAATGTGTTGGCGTCTGTTGTTCATTTAGAAGGTTCATCTTACAGAAAACCTGGTGTAAGAATGTTAATTTCTGAAGATTTAACTTCTGTAGGCGCAGTTTCTGGAGGATGTGTAGAGAAAGAAATTATACAAAGAGCAAAAACTGTATTTAGAGATAACAAGCCAAAGATTATTACTTACGATGGTAGATACAGATTAGGTTGTGAGGGCATTTTATATATTTTGATAGAACCAATAACTATCACAGAAGAGTTTTTAAACGCCTTTTCAACAGCCTATTCTAAAAGAGAATCGCTAAAAATTGAAAGTAATTTTAAATTAGAAGACGAATGTTTTGGTGATTTTGGATCGATGATAACTTTCGAAAATCAAAAACAGTTTTCATTTATAGAATCTTTTATACCTGAAGAAAACACACAGCTTTTCTCTCAAATTTTACAACCTGCTTTTAAATTGATAATTATTGGTGGAGAGCATGATGCTGTTCAGTTATGTAAAATTGCTGCGAATCTTGGTTGGGAAATAGAAGTGATAACATCTGCAAAAGACAGTAAACAATTGTCTGATTTTCCTGGAGCAAGCAAGGTTTTGGGTGAAAGTCCAGAAACTTTCGAATTTAAGGATATTAAAGAAAATTGTGCCATTGTTTTAATGAATCATAGTTACGTACAAGACTTAAAATATTTAGTTAAATTATCTGAAGAAAACTGTTCTAATTATATAGGTATTTTGGGTGCTCCAAAAAGAAGAGAGCGTTTATTTAATGAACTTTTTGAGTTTGCTCCTGAAACTACAGAAGCATTTTTAGAAACCATTTATACACCTGCAGGTTTACATATTGGTGCAAAAACACCTCAAGAAATTGCTATTTCTATTATTGCTGAAATTTTAGCAGTTACCAGAAATAAAGAACCCTTTTCACTAAGAAATATTACAGGTAAAATTCACAGTAATTAAATTTATGAGTATTGCTATTTTAGTATTGGCTGCTGGTAAATCCACTCGTATGCAAAGCATTAAACAACTTGAAAAAGTTGGCAACAAAACACTTTTAAATATAACTTTAGAGAAAGCAAATCAACTACAAAAAAGCAACATCTATTGTGTTTTAGGTGCAAACGCAAGTCTTATTAAAAAATCGATTGTATTCCATAATATTCAAACTATTTCTAATGATAAGTATACTAAGGGACTAAGTACAAGCATTATTGCAGGTCTTAAATACTTTGAAGAACATGACTTAAATTTTGATGCTGTTTTTATTCTTTTGGCAGATCAACCAGCTATTGATGAAGAATACCTATCATCAATGAAAAATCTACATTTGAATAACCCTTCTAAAATAATTGCAACCCAATATAAAGCGCACTTTGGTGTACCTGTAATTATACCTAAAACCTATTTTAAATCGCTTTTAACTATTAATGGTGATAAAGGTGCTAAAAGTTTTATTAACGAACATAAAACTGAAGTTTTATCATCAAATTTGCAAACCAACAACATAGATATTGACACTCAAGAAGAATTAAAACTTTATAGAAAGTCAATTTTAAAATAGTTAATTTTACCAATATGAAATTAGTAAAATATAGTGCCTTACTTAGTATTATAATTTTTATTGCTGCTTGCGCTTCGATAGATATGCAAGTTACAGAAGGCCAGGTATTTAGTCCAAAGAAAAACAGCAAGGTTCTGCACTCTTTTTACTTAATTGGAGATGCAGGAAATTCAGAACTTTACAAGCGAGACTCTGCACTTTCTTACTTAAGTCAAGAAATACTAAATGCCAAAGAAAACTCAACATTAATTTTTTTAGGAGACAATGTATATCCAAAAGGTATACCAGAAGAAGGTAGCAAAGGTTATGAATTAGCTAAACATCGTTTAAACGTACAGACAGATATTGGTAAAAATTTTCCAGGAAAAACCTTATTCATTCCAGGAAATCACGATTGGTATAGTGGTTTAAAAGGTTTACGAAGACAAGAAAAATTGATTGATGATGCTTTGGGTAAAAATACTTTTCAGCCAGAGAAAGGCTGTCCTTTAGAGAAAATTGAGGTAAATGACGAAATTAATATTATTGCAGTAGACACCCATTGGTATGTTACAAACTGGGATAAACACCCAGGTATAAATGATGATTGTGAAATAAAAACCCGAGAAAAGTTTTTTGAAGAATTAGAGGGTTTAATTAAAAAATCTCAAGGCAAAACAACATTATTAGCTTTGCATCATCCTATGTTTACTAATGGTCCTCATGGAGGTTACTATTCTTTTAAAAGCCATATGCAACCTGCTCCAATTTTAGGTACTGCAAAAAACATACTTCGTAAAACAACTGGTTTAACCAATACAGACCAGCAAAATGACAAATACAATACGCTTAGAAAACGAATTATAAGTTTAGCGCAACAAAATGAAAAAATCATTTTCGTTTCTGGTCATGAACATAGTATACAATACATTGTACAAGACAATATTCCACAAATTGTAAGTGGTTCTGGCTCTAAATTAACTGCTACAAAAAATGTAAATGGAGGTAAATTTTCTTACGGAACTCAAGGTTTTGCAAGATTAGATGTTTATGAAGATGGGGCATCTACAGTGCATTTTTACACAGCCAAAGAACGTAGAATAGTTTATGAGGCTAATGTGTTTGAAAAAGATAGTATTATGGAATACAAAGATTTTCCTGATGCTAATTTAACCGAAAAAGAAGCTTCTGTTTATACAGGAAAAGAAGTTAAAAAGAGTAATGTTTACAATTTGCTTTGGGGAAAAAGGTATCGTAAGTATTTTGGAGAAAAAATAGTTGCACCAACTGTGAAAATAGATACTTTATATGGGGGTTTAACTCCTATAAGAAGAGGTGGAGGTCATCAGTCTAAATCCTTACGACTAGAAGATAAAAAGGGTAGAGAATATGTAATGAGAGCTTTGCGTAAAAATGCAGTTCAATACTTACAAGCAGTTGCTTTTAAAGATCAGTATGTAGAAGGCCAATTTGATAAAACCTACACAGAAAGCTTGCTTTTAGATGTTTTTACAGGCTCACATCCTTACGCACCTTTTACCATTGGTGAATTGGCTGATGCTATTGATGTATATCACTCAAATCCTATTTTATATTATGTACCAAAACAGAAAGGTTTAGGAGAGTTTAATGCAGATTATGGAGATGAACTTTACATGATAGAAGAACGAACTGCAGATGGTCATGGAGATAAAAAAAGCTTTGGTTATGCAGATGAAATTATTAGTACAGATGATCTTCGAAAAAACTTAAAAAAGGATGAGAAATACGTTCTAGATGAAGAAGCCTACATAAGAGCACGTTTGTTTGATATGCTAATTGGAGATTGGGACAGACATCAAGATCAATGGAGATGGGCTGAGTTCGAAGAGGATGATAAAATTGTTTACAGACCAGTTCCTAGAGATAGAGATCAAGCATTTTCTGTGTTTAGTGATGGTATTTTATTAAACATTTTTACACGTTTAATTCCAGATCTACGTGGAATGCGTTCGTATCAAGAAGATATAGAAAAACCAAGATGGTTTAATTTATCTGGTTACCCAATAGATATGACCTTAATACATAAGTCAGATAAAAAAGTTTGGGATGCACAAGTGGCTATTATTCAATCTCAAATTACAGATGAAGTTATAGAAAGCGCATTTTCGAAATTTCCTAAAGAAGTAAATGATAAAACAATAGAAGATATCAAGCAGAAATTAATTGGTAGAAGAAAGAATCTGCAAGATATTTCTAATACCTACTTTAAATATTTAAATAAATTTCAAGTTATAAAAGGTACCAATAAAGATGATTATTTCGAAATTGAAAGATTTGTAAATGGTGATACAAAAATTACAGCCTACAGAATTAAAGATGGTAAAAAAGCAGATATTATTCATCAAAGAAGGTATAAATTTGGGACCACTAATGAAATTTGGATCTATGGTTTAGATGATGATGATGTATTTACAGTAAATGGTGCCAATGGTAATAAAGTAATTCGTTTGAAAATTATTGGTGGTTTAAATAACGACACTTACGAAATCAACAAGAAAGAAAAGGTAAAAGTGTACGACCAAAAATCGAAAAAGAATACGTTTGTAACTGGTAATATTCATAAGAAAATTACAGATGATTATGATACAAATACCTACGATTATAAAAAACTAAAAAGTCAGAAAAACTCAATTTCACCAGCAATTGGTTACAATCCAGATGATGGTGTAAAACTAGGTGTAAAAAACACATTCTTGGTAAATTCATTCGAAAGAAATCCATTTACTAGAAGATATACAATTTCTGCCTTTTACTATTTTGCTACACAAGGATTTGAACTGAATTATAACAGTGAATATGCCAATATTTTAGAAAAATGGAACTTAGGTTTCGAAGCACAATATACAGGCCCTAATTATGCATTAAACTTTTTTGGTTTTGGTAACAATTCAGAGAATTTAGAGGCAGATGATCTGGAAGACAGAGATTTTAACAGAGTTAAAATATCACAAATTAAGGCAGGTTCTTTTGTAAAATGGATTGGTGATTTGGGTGATGAACTTAAAATAGGGGCAAAATTTCAAAGTTATAATGTAGATAGAACAGAGGGTAGATATTTAGAAACACAATATGCTGCAGATAATCGTATTTTTAATAGAGAGAATTTTATCAATTTAGAAACAAGCTATAGTTACAAACATGCAGATAACCCTGCTTTCCCAACTCTAGCTATGGACTTCTTTGTAAAGTTAGGTTACACAGGAAATTTAAGTGGTAATAATAACTTTTCTTACGCAAGTTCAGCTTTAGGAATTACCCACAAACTAATTCCTAGTGGAAAATTAGTGTTCGCTTCTAAAGTGCATGGAGAATTTATATTTGGAGACGATTTTGAGTTTTATCAAGCCGCAAATATTGGTGGTAATAATGGATTAAGAAGTTATAGAAACCAACGTTTTACTGGTAAGAATGCCTTTTATCATTCTTCTGATGTTAGATGGAATTTAAGAAATGTAAAAACCAACTTAGTACCAATGAACATTGGCCTTTTTGCTGGTTTTGATTATGGTAAAGTTTGGGGAGCTCCAGACATATTTACAACTAATCCTCAGTTTTATTCAAGTAAACCAAACACATCATTTGGGGGTGGTTTCTTCTTTAACGCTGCAGATATATTTGCAGGAAATATATCTGCATTTACTGGTGCAGATGGTTTAAGAATTATGTTTAATGTAGGTTTTGATTTATAGATAAGATGAGTGTAAACGCATTACTTTTTGGAAGTTTCTTCGGATTTTTAGCTATTATTTTGGGTGCATTTGGAGCACATTTATTAAAGAAAAAACTCTCTCAAGACCAATTACAAAGTTTTGAAACAGGAGTCAAATACCAAATGTATCATGCAATTGTTTTGCTTCTTTTAGGTTTTAATTTAAATGACACACTGTCTATTGACAATTATATTGTGAATGCTTTTATTGTTGGAATAGTACTTTTTTCTTTCTCTATTTATGGTTTAGTACTATCTACATATAAAGAGAGAAAACTAAAGTTTTTAGGACCAATAACTCCTTTAGGTGGTTTGTTTTTAGCTGCAGGTTGGTTGTTATTATTTTATAAATTTATTCTATTTCTTTAAGATATATTCATAAATATTACCTCCTTCTCCACCTGTTCTTTCATCAGTTATTAAGAGTGTATTGTTGTCTTTAAAACAAATACCTTCTTTTTGAGATTGATGTTCTAATGGAATTTTTTGTACTGTTCCACTCAAAAAATTATCTCCAAGAAAATTGGTAAAGATTAAGATATTTTTTTGCGATAATAGCACTACTTTTTTTCCATCTGCAGAAATATCTGCAGAGGTAATCCAAGAAGAAACCTTGTTTCCATTATCATATTCACCAATTAGTTTTGCTGTATGTTTACCTTTTACAGCAGGCACTTTGTACAAAGATGTTTTACCATACTTCTTCTTTACTCTACTTTTTGTAAAAATGTAAAAGTGATTGTTGAACCAAAAAAAAGACTCTGCATCAAAAAATCGATCTTTCTTTTTAGGTGGAAATTTCTTTTGGTCTTCATACTCAAACTCAATTTCTTCTATTTTAGCATCCTCTTTATCTAAATCTTCCTTTTTAATTTTAAGAATTTTAAGCTTTTTACGTTTGCTATAATTATTACCAAAATCACCTATGTAAAGATTACCAAATTCATCAGATGTTAAATCTTCCCAATCTTTATTTTTGGCATCAATATCTAACTCATGTTGTACTTTTCCTGTTGATGAAATTCTGTAAACATTAGAAGAATTTCCACCATCTTCTAAAATCCAAATGGCCTTTGTGCTTTGAATATATTCATTACCAGAAACCTCTTTTAAAGAATTAGGTAAGTCTCCTAACATTTTTAATTGACCAAAATTTTGACAACTAAAAAATACAAGTAAGCAATTAAATATAAATACTTTTTTCATAGGATTGTAATTGAAATAAAACTGAAAATGAAGTTTAGTTTTTAAAAGTTTGAGATTTACCAACCACCAGAAGCTCCTCCTCCACCAAAAGAACCACCTCCAAAGCCACCACCAAAACCACCTCCACCAAAAGAGCCTCCTCCTGATGAACGTCCTCCAAAACCACCACCAAAGCTTCCTCCACCTCTACCTGCGTTGCTTAAAATAATAGTTTCGAAAATTGTGTCTGCTAAAGAACCACGTCTAAAACGTCTTCCTCCTCCTTTATTATTTTTATTTCCTCTAGAAATAATAATGAAGAATACAATAATAATTAAGACAAAAAATATAATTCCAGGGTCAAAACCTTTATCGTCTTGTATTCTAGTACCTTTAAATTCGCCTTGTAATGTTCTAAAAATGTAGTCTGATCCTTTATCTAAACCATCATAAAAATCTCCCTTTTTAAACTCTGGAATAATAACTCTTTCTATGATTCTTTTCGATTGAAAATCGGTTAGTAAATACTCAACGCCTTTACCAACTTGAATAGCAATTTTACGATCGTTCTTTGCTAATAAAATTAAAACGCCATTGTCTTTATCTGCATCTCCTATACCCCAATCTTCGCCCCAATTTGCGGCCAAATAATTAATATTTTCACCTTCTGTAGAGTTAATAATTGCTACAACAATTTGGGTTGATGTGGTATCTGAATAACGAACTAATTTGTTTTCTAAATTAGACTTTTGACCTTTAGATAATAAGTTTACATAATCGTAAACACTTGTTTGAAATTTTGGTTTTTCTGGAATTTGAAATCCTTGAGAAAAGACATTAATAGAAAATACTAGCGCAACAAATAACAACCACTTTTTACCTAAAATTGTTGAATGAAAACTACCTCTTAAAAACTGCTTCGTGATTATCATCCTTTAGAAATCTCATTAGAAAGTTCGTTCTCATCATCAATTTGCCAAGGAAAATGGTGTTTCAACTCTTCACCAGCTTTTAAAATACCCTCTACCAAACCTTGTTTAAAATTACTGTTTTTAAAGTGGTTTTGCATTATGTCTTTTGTTGAATTCCAAAAATCATTGGGTACAACATTGTTTATACCTTTATCACCATAAATTACAAACTTTTTGTCTTTTACAGCAACATAAATTAAGACAGCATTTTCGTCTTTAGTGTTATTCATTTTTAACATATGAAACACTTCTAAAGTTCTATCAAAATGATCTTTAGTTGATGTAGCTTCCATATGAACACGAATTTCACCTGAAGTATTTGATTCTGCAGTTCTAATTGCTGCAATAATTTCTTGCTCTTCTTCTTTGGTTAAAAATGCTTCTACTTTAGACATTTATGCTGCTTTCTTGTTAAAATCGAAATTTACGTCTGGTGCATTTTCTGAACCTGGATTTGCTTTATATCTATCCATTTCTTCAAAATTAAACATACCTGCTAAAACTGAGTTTGGGAATATTTTAATGTGCTTGTTGTACTTATTTACACCTTCGTTAAAACGATCTCTAGCTACATTTATTCTATTTTCTGTTCCTTCTAACTGACTTTGTAATTCTAAGAAATTTGCATTTGCTTTTAAGTCTGGATAACGTTCTACACTTACTAAAAGTTTAGATAAAGCACCACTTAAACCAGCTTGCGCTTGTTGAAACTGGGCCATATTTTCTGCAGTTAAACTACCTGCATCAATGGTTGTAGAGGTTGCCTTTGCTCTTGCATTAATAACTTCTGTTAAGGTACTTTTTTCAAAATCTGCAGCTCCTTGCACAGTTTTTACCAAATTACCAATTAAATCGTTTCTTCTTTGGTAAGCACTTTCTACATTAGACCAAGTAGTTTTTGCATCCTCTTGTAATACAACAGCTTCATTATTAAAGCCTTTTGCCCAACTATAAATAGCGAAAGCTATTACTCCTATTATTATAACTGGAATTAACCATTTTTTCATAATTTCTAATTTTTATTTATTTGATTGATACTTTACTTACACAAACTTACTAAATATAATCGTTAATTTTAAAGTGATGTTCCTCCATCTAAAGTAATGGTTTGCCCAGTAATAAACTTGGTATTATCTGAAGCCAGCCAAACAACTGCATCTGCAATTTCTTCAGCCTTTCCATAACGTTTCATTGGTATTACGCTTTTTAAAATATTATCCATTTCTGGTTTTGCATTAATTAATTGTGTTAATAATGCAGATTCTGTATAACCAGGGCAAACTGCATTAATTCTAATATTTTTTGTTGCATACTCCATAGCTGCAGACTTTGTCATCCCAACAACAGCAAATTTACTTGCACTATAACTTATATTATTGGGTGATGCTTTTAAACCAGCCAATGAAGCAATGTTTACAATATTACCAAAACCCTGCTCCAAAAATTGTTGCAATGCCAACTTCATCCCATAAAAAACTCCTGTTTGATTAACAGCAATCACTGCATTCCAATCTTTAATTAGAGATTCATGTGTTCTTAATAAATGAGGCCCAATACCTGCATTATTTACCAAAACATCTAACTGTCCATATTCAGTAACAGTTTTATGAATTAAGTTTTCTACTTCATCAAAAACAGCAACATTTGCTTTTATAGGTAGTGCTTTTCCATTATTTGTTACAATTTCTTGTACAACTTTTTCAGCACTTTGTAAATTAATGTCAGATACCACTACTGTTGCCCCATGTTTTGCGAAATGAAGTGCTGTTGCTTTACCAATTCCAGAACCTGCTCCTGTAACAATTACTATTTTATTTTTTACCTCCATTAATCTATAGATTTAGTTTTAATTGACTTTAGTGCTAGTTTGCAACATAATTCTGCTGCCTTATTTAAATTTGCAAAACGAGGATCTGTAGTCCATCCTTTAGAGAATCTAAAATAAATTTGTTGTGCTATTACTGCTATTTTGAATAAACCAAAAACGTAATAAAACACCAAGTTATCTGTTGTTCTTCCTGACTTTTCTAAATACATCTGAGCAATTTCACTTCTCTTTGGGTTTCCTTCAAATATAGTAGGTGAAGGGATACCTTGTTTTACAAAATCATGATCTGTGGCTACTGTCCAATAACCTAAAGAGGTTCCTAAATCCATTAAGGGATCTCCTAAAGTAGCCATTTCCCAATCTAAAACTGCGCTCACTTCTTGCCAAGTGTCATCTTTAAAAACGACATTATCGTACTTAAAGTCATTATGAATTAAGCAATGATTGTATTTTTTAGGTTGATTTTCCTGCATCCAATTCATGACTAAATTTGCTTCTGGAAATTCCTCTGTTTTTGCTTTTAGATATTGCTTTCCCCAATTGCTAACTTGTCTTTCTACATATCCATCAGGTTTCCCTAAATCAGACAATCCAATAGAAGTATAATCTACATTATGCAACTCTACTAACGTGTCTAACCAAGAATTTGCAATTTTTTTATAATCATCAATTGAAATACTTCTAGATTTTGCTGCTGCATAGTTTAGAATAACTCCTTCCATTTTTTGCATGATGTAGAAATCACTACCCAAAACAGATGCATCATTAGAAAAACCATGCATTTTAGGAACTTTGGAAAAAGTTTTTGCTAAAGCACTTTGTACTTTAAATTCACGACTCATGTCATGACCTCTTTTGATAGCACCTTTAGGTGGTTTTCTAAGAACAAATTCTTTGTTTTCTATCTTTAATAAATAGGTTAAATTAGAATAGCCCTGTGTAAATTGTTCAACTTGTAAATCGCTCTCTAAAGAGTTAATTAAGTTGATTTCTTTTAGATATTTTTTCAGAGGAATTTCAGGTAATTCCTCTCCTTTTCTAACTTTTTGATTGCTCATTATTGACTTCCGTATTTTTTGATGCAACTTTTCCCTAATTGATACATATGCACCTCATCTGGGCCATCTGCCAAACGTAACATTCTTGCAATTGCAAAATAATGCGCTAAATAAGTATCTGGGCCAACCCCTT belongs to Polaribacter dokdonensis and includes:
- a CDS encoding DUF423 domain-containing protein — encoded protein: MSVNALLFGSFFGFLAIILGAFGAHLLKKKLSQDQLQSFETGVKYQMYHAIVLLLLGFNLNDTLSIDNYIVNAFIVGIVLFSFSIYGLVLSTYKERKLKFLGPITPLGGLFLAAGWLLLFYKFILFL
- a CDS encoding SDR family NAD(P)-dependent oxidoreductase — translated: MEVKNKIVIVTGAGSGIGKATALHFAKHGATVVVSDINLQSAEKVVQEIVTNNGKALPIKANVAVFDEVENLIHKTVTEYGQLDVLVNNAGIGPHLLRTHESLIKDWNAVIAVNQTGVFYGMKLALQQFLEQGFGNIVNIASLAGLKASPNNISYSASKFAVVGMTKSAAMEYATKNIRINAVCPGYTESALLTQLINAKPEMDNILKSVIPMKRYGKAEEIADAVVWLASDNTKFITGQTITLDGGTSL
- a CDS encoding phosphotransferase family protein — protein: MSNQKVRKGEELPEIPLKKYLKEINLINSLESDLQVEQFTQGYSNLTYLLKIENKEFVLRKPPKGAIKRGHDMSREFKVQSALAKTFSKVPKMHGFSNDASVLGSDFYIMQKMEGVILNYAAAKSRSISIDDYKKIANSWLDTLVELHNVDYTSIGLSDLGKPDGYVERQVSNWGKQYLKAKTEEFPEANLVMNWMQENQPKKYNHCLIHNDFKYDNVVFKDDTWQEVSAVLDWEMATLGDPLMDLGTSLGYWTVATDHDFVKQGIPSPTIFEGNPKRSEIAQMYLEKSGRTTDNLVFYYVFGLFKIAVIAQQIYFRFSKGWTTDPRFANLNKAAELCCKLALKSIKTKSID
- a CDS encoding TPM domain-containing protein, which gives rise to MSKVEAFLTKEEEQEIIAAIRTAESNTSGEIRVHMEATSTKDHFDRTLEVFHMLKMNNTKDENAVLIYVAVKDKKFVIYGDKGINNVVPNDFWNSTKDIMQNHFKNSNFKQGLVEGILKAGEELKHHFPWQIDDENELSNEISKG
- a CDS encoding TPM domain-containing protein, with translation MIITKQFLRGSFHSTILGKKWLLFVALVFSINVFSQGFQIPEKPKFQTSVYDYVNLLSKGQKSNLENKLVRYSDTTSTQIVVAIINSTEGENINYLAANWGEDWGIGDADKDNGVLILLAKNDRKIAIQVGKGVEYLLTDFQSKRIIERVIIPEFKKGDFYDGLDKGSDYIFRTLQGEFKGTRIQDDKGFDPGIIFFVLIIIVFFIIISRGNKNNKGGGRRFRRGSLADTIFETIILSNAGRGGGSFGGGFGGRSSGGGSFGGGGFGGGFGGGSFGGGGASGGW
- a CDS encoding LemA family protein, which codes for MKKWLIPVIIIGVIAFAIYSWAKGFNNEAVVLQEDAKTTWSNVESAYQRRNDLIGNLVKTVQGAADFEKSTLTEVINARAKATSTTIDAGSLTAENMAQFQQAQAGLSGALSKLLVSVERYPDLKANANFLELQSQLEGTENRINVARDRFNEGVNKYNKHIKIFPNSVLAGMFNFEEMDRYKANPGSENAPDVNFDFNKKAA